The sequence CCTTGGTGAAGGATGGGTCCCTGGAGGCACTGCGGTCCACCACCCATCGGTCCGTACGCCAAACGAGGTCCGGGCCCATGATCACGCCGGACCAGTCGTACTCGAAGCCCTGCGCGGTGTAGACGCACCCGATCTGCCCGAACCCGGCGGGGTCGGTGGCCCAGAGTGGCGCCGGTGGCGCGCCGAGGAGGGCGCGGTCGCCGTAGAGGTTCCACGGTCTGGCCCAGTCGCCGATGACCACATCGCTGGGCAGGGTGTGCATGCTGGAAGTGATCTTCGTCGTCCACTTCCAGCAGTAGCCCGCGGACATGCGTGCGCCGAAGCCTTGGGCCCGTCGGGCGGCCAGGAGGTCCTCGAGCTCCTGCGGGCTTTCGGCGGTCAGAAGCCGTACCTTGCCGTCCGGCTCCCACTCGGTGGGTGCGTTGCCTTCGAGTCCCAGCAGATCGACCACCCATCGCAGGTAGGCGTCGCTGCCACCACATCGGAATTGGCTGTCGAGCCTCACTACCGTGCAGTCCAGATCCTGTTCGGCCGCAGCCGCCTGGATCTGTTCCACGGTTCCCATCTCGCCCGGACGCACCACCTGGTGTTGGTCCAGCAGGAACACCGGAACCCGAGCGGCGTCCATCAGCTCTGCCACCTGTGGCCGGCCGGTACGCAGAGTCGCCTTGGTGTAGCGGTTGGCGGAGGTCTTGCGGAGCCGGTGGGCTTCATCGCAAACCAGCACGTCGAGGTCGTTCGGTTCGGCCTCCATGAAGCTGTTGAAATAGCGGAAGAGCCGCTGGACTTCGGGCTTGCGGGCACCGGCGACCTTGCGCATCGTCTTGGTGAAGGACTGCGAACCGGTGGCGTGCAGAGTGGGCACACCGCGCCGGTAGAGGTCGCCCAACAGGGAGAGGGCGATCACGCTCTTGCCGGAGCCCGGGCCGCCGGCCACGACGACGACCTGCTTGCGGTTGGACCGCCGGGCCTGCCGGACCGCCGACATGACCGTTTCGTAGGCAAGTCGCTGTTCGTCCAGCAGCACGAACTGCTCCCGGTCGCGAACCTCTTCGGCGGCAACGGCCATCAGTTGCCGCGACGGCCGGACTTTGCCCTGCAGCAGGGCGTCGGCTGCCTCGGCACCCGGCTTCGCCGCCAGCCTGGAACGCAGGTAGCCGAGGAAGGCACCACGCTGCTCGCCGGTGAACATCCGGCCCCGATCGTCCTCCGTAACTGTGCGGAGCCCCGCCACCCCGAAGTTGGTCGCGTTGTGCAGGTAGGCGACCCCCGCGACCGACTCCGGGACCCGTTCCAATGCTCCGTTGAACGAGACCAAGTAGTCGCAGTACCCGCGTACCTGCTCGATCGGGTTGAGGACCGGATCGGGGTAGGCGTCGATGCGGCACAGCAGCGGATCGTCCTCCTCCGGGTAGGCATCGCTCCACTGCTTCAGCTCGACCACCACGTACGAGGGCTCTCCGGTGCTCGGATGAACGCCGGCGAGTATCACGTCTGCCCGCTTGCTGGTCAG is a genomic window of Streptomyces gilvosporeus containing:
- a CDS encoding DUF2075 domain-containing protein, encoding MLFRESAASLATRTRVEGQLAQLLIENFLHKHRHGPQPAEVRSWERSIPALTNVLIEAGLGEVEMLLEYGLPLTSKRADVILAGVHPSTGEPSYVVVELKQWSDAYPEEDDPLLCRIDAYPDPVLNPIEQVRGYCDYLVSFNGALERVPESVAGVAYLHNATNFGVAGLRTVTEDDRGRMFTGEQRGAFLGYLRSRLAAKPGAEAADALLQGKVRPSRQLMAVAAEEVRDREQFVLLDEQRLAYETVMSAVRQARRSNRKQVVVVAGGPGSGKSVIALSLLGDLYRRGVPTLHATGSQSFTKTMRKVAGARKPEVQRLFRYFNSFMEAEPNDLDVLVCDEAHRLRKTSANRYTKATLRTGRPQVAELMDAARVPVFLLDQHQVVRPGEMGTVEQIQAAAAEQDLDCTVVRLDSQFRCGGSDAYLRWVVDLLGLEGNAPTEWEPDGKVRLLTAESPQELEDLLAARRAQGFGARMSAGYCWKWTTKITSSMHTLPSDVVIGDWARPWNLYGDRALLGAPPAPLWATDPAGFGQIGCVYTAQGFEYDWSGVIMGPDLVWRTDRWVVDRSASRDPSFTKATPDDDVDRLVRNTYKVLLTRGMIGTIVYSTDPETREKLRSLIPPVL